A region from the Coffea eugenioides isolate CCC68of chromosome 9, Ceug_1.0, whole genome shotgun sequence genome encodes:
- the LOC113782802 gene encoding protein NLP2-like isoform X2 yields the protein MGDGAFTANDSGTLSDNVLDFDLMDELLFDGFWLESTRESNFWEPDQASISEEAKTTDFVDHKALDRTQMDEFGTRHRENLDAALHSASSGQPEGFLVEGSDMNRRLWVGPTGDPTPNTSVRKRLVQAIEYLRKSTSDKDALIQLWVPVKRGGGRVLSTKNQPFSLDPNCRSLAEYRHISRNYQFAAEEDSKELVGLPGRVFLKKLPEWTPDVRFFMGEEYPRVNHAQQYNVRGCLALPVFQRGSGTCLGVVEIVSTAQKVNYRPELENVCKALEAVDLSSSIISTSPNMKDCDESYQLALVDIRSVLKYVCDMNKLPLAQTWASCSRQGKGGCRHSEENYVRCVSTVDSACYVRDPQVMDFHAACSEHHLLKAEGLPGGAFMTDQPCFATDITAFSKTDYPLSHHAKIFGMRAAVAIRVQSIYTKSADFVLEFFLPLDCTDAEDQKQMLNSIFSALQQICHCLHVIADQKVREETTIPDDEKPSSSVSKSVKEKTLGFVSPAKELSLCTSSWVAPALDNSGTAKDVAFSLDNHQEDPEEECKLTTQWDNNKAELHHTPTSPKLIQIQQRSGSKGNVVGSEDVSAVGVHNSMGDRSTGQRRRTKTEKSISLQDLRQYFSGSLKDAAKSIGVCPTTLKRICRQHGITRWPSRKIKKVGHSLRKLQLVIDSVQCADGAIRLSSFYTNFPELNSANLPTPSNLSMPQGSDHLQKLTTQPEGCILSPETTASKSPSSSGSHSSSSSFCYSTGPMQSLPVHVPSAQDASSAEECRAALKKTCSDAELHDLVKREETKLLGRSQSQKIFIDDVSPDTLPSLPQTSSQILQSGSLFRVKVNFGEEKVRFSLQPRWGFADLLKEVRRRFSIDDLIEIDLKYLDDDNEWVLLTCDADLEECIDIHKSSKSTVIRLSIHQGRHFNVGSTSGSHGS from the exons ATGGGAGATGGGGCCTTCACAGCTAATGACTCGGGAACACTTTCTGACAATGTCCTGGACTTCGATCTCATGGATGAACTCTTGTTTGATGGTTTCTGGTTAGAATCTACACGGGAGTCCAACTTTTGGGAGCCTG ATCAGGCAAGCATTTCAGAAGAAGCAAAAACGACTGATTTTGTTGACCATAAGGCTCTCGATCGTACCCAAATGGATGAATTTGGGACAAGACACCGGGAGAACCTTGACGCTGCTCTTCATTCTGCATCTTCAGGACAACCTGAAGGCTTTTTGGTAGAAGGGAGCGACATGAACAGAAGATTATGGGTTGGACCAACTGGAGATCCAACTCCAAATACCTCGGTGAGAAAGAGACTAGTGCAGGCTATTGAATACCTGAGGAAATCCACTTCTGATAAGGATGCTCTGATTCAACTTTGGGTGCCTGTAAAAAGAGGAGGCGGACGTGTTCTTTCAACTAAAAATCAACCATTCTCCCTCGATCCAAATTGCAGAAGTCTTGCAGAATACAGACACATCTCCAGAAACTATCAATTTGCCGCTGAGGAGGACTCCAAGGAGCTTGTTGGATTGCCTGGCCGTGTCTTCTTGAAGAAGTTGCCCGAGTGGACTCCTGATGTTCGTTTTTTCATGGGAGAAGAGTATCCACGTGTTAATCATGCCCAGCAGTACAATGTTAGAGGGTGTCTTGCTCTTCCTGTTTTTCAAAGAGGAAGTGGAACTTGCTTAGGTGTTGTTGAAATTGTCTCAACAGCTCAGAAAGTTAATTATCGCCCTGAACTTGAAAACGTTTGCAAAGCTCTTGAG GCTGTCGATTTAAGCAGCTCAATTATCTCAACTTCTCCCAACATGAAG GATTGTGACGAGTCCTACCAACTAGCTTTAGTAGATATCCGATCTGTGTTGAAATATGTCTGTGACATGAATAAATTGCCGCTGGCTCAGACTTGGGCCTCTTGTAGCCGGCAAGGCAAAGGCGGGTGCAGGCACTCCGAAGAGAACTATGTGCGTTGTGTTTCTACCGTTGACTCTGCTTGCTATGTGCGTGATCCACAAGTTATGGACTTCCATGCGGCTTGCTCCGAGCACCACTTGCTTAAAGCCGAAGGTTTGCCAGGGGGAGCATTCATGACAGATCAACCATGTTTTGCTACTGATATCACAGCCTTCAGCAAGACAGATTACCCTCTTTCTCACCATGCCAAAATATTTGGAATGCGTGCTGCTGTAGCGATACGCGTTCAGAGTATTTACACTAAATCTGCTGACTTTGTTTTGGAGTTCTTTCTACCGCTTGATTGCACAGATGCTGAGGACCAGAAGCAGATGTTGAACTCAATATTTTCTGCATTACAACAGATTTGCCACTGTTTGCATGTCATCGCAGACCAAAAGGTAAGAGAAGAAACAACCATTCCTGATGATGAAAAGCCAAGCTCTTCTGTCAGTAAATCAGTAAAAGAGAAGACTTTAGGTTTTGTATCACCCGCTAAGGAATTATCTCTATGCACTTCCTCCTGGGTTGCACCCGCACTAGACAACTCAGGGACGGCCAAAGATGTAGCTTTCTCTCTGGATAATCACCAGGAGGATCCAGAAGAAGAGTGCAAGTTGACAACCCAGTGGGACAACAATAAGGCGGAGCTACATCATACGCCTACATCCCCCAAGCTCATCCAAATTCAGCAACGTTCTGGATCGAAAGGAAATGTTGTGGGTAGTGAAGATGTTTCTGCAGTTGGGGTTCATAACTCAATGGGTGACAGAAGCACAGGTCAAAGAAGAAGGACGAAGACTGAGAAGAGTATCAGCTTGCAAGATCTAAGACAGTACTTTTCTGGTAGCCTGAAAGATGCTGCGAAGAGTATTGGAG TATGTCCCACAACATTAAAAAGAATATGCAGGCAACACGGAATCACTAGGTGGCCTTCTCGAAAGATAAAGAAGGTTGGCCACTCGTTAAGAAAGCTCCAACTTGTGATCGATTCAGTCCAGTGTGCCGATGGCGCTATTCGACTGAGTTCTTTCTATACCAACTTCCCTGAACTGAATTCTGCAAATTTACCAACTCCAAGTAACTTGTCCATGCCACAAGGGAGCGATCATTTGCAGAAACTGACCACTCAACCTGAGGGTTGCATCTTAAGCCCTGAAACTACTGCTTCAAAATCACCTTCTTCTTCTGGTAGTCATAGCTCCAGTTCAAGTTTTTGTTATTCCACTGGGCCAATGCAGTCTCTTCCTGTCCACGTGCCCAGTGCTCAAGATGCTTCATCTGCAGAAGAGTGCAGAGCAGCACTGAAGAAAACATGCAGTGATGCAGAGTTGCATGATTTGGTTAAAAGAGAAGAAACCAAGCTTCTAGGGAGATCTCAAAGCCAAAAGATTTTCATTGATGATGTTTCTCCTGATACTCTGCCTTCCTTGCCACAGACTAGCAGCCAGATATTACAGAGTGGAAGCTTGTTTAGGGTAAAAGTAAATTTCGGGGAAGAAAAGGTTCGGTTTAGTCTACAGCCTCGTTGGGGTTTTGCAGATTTATTGAAAGAAGTACGGAGGCGCTTTAGCATAGACGATCTCATTGAGATTGATCTTAAATATTTGGATGATGACAATGAATGGGTGCTTTTGACATGTGATGCTGATCTTGAAGAATGTATAGACATACACAAATCCTCTAAAAGCACCGTGATCAGACTGTCCATCCACCAGGGCCGTCATTTTAATGTTGGAAGCACATCTGGTAGCCATGGCTCATGA
- the LOC113782802 gene encoding protein NLP2-like isoform X1 has protein sequence MGDGAFTANDSGTLSDNVLDFDLMDELLFDGFWLESTRESNFWEPGPSTTGALDSPLYYSLTPEINIAHFNSNLDQASISEEAKTTDFVDHKALDRTQMDEFGTRHRENLDAALHSASSGQPEGFLVEGSDMNRRLWVGPTGDPTPNTSVRKRLVQAIEYLRKSTSDKDALIQLWVPVKRGGGRVLSTKNQPFSLDPNCRSLAEYRHISRNYQFAAEEDSKELVGLPGRVFLKKLPEWTPDVRFFMGEEYPRVNHAQQYNVRGCLALPVFQRGSGTCLGVVEIVSTAQKVNYRPELENVCKALEAVDLSSSIISTSPNMKDCDESYQLALVDIRSVLKYVCDMNKLPLAQTWASCSRQGKGGCRHSEENYVRCVSTVDSACYVRDPQVMDFHAACSEHHLLKAEGLPGGAFMTDQPCFATDITAFSKTDYPLSHHAKIFGMRAAVAIRVQSIYTKSADFVLEFFLPLDCTDAEDQKQMLNSIFSALQQICHCLHVIADQKVREETTIPDDEKPSSSVSKSVKEKTLGFVSPAKELSLCTSSWVAPALDNSGTAKDVAFSLDNHQEDPEEECKLTTQWDNNKAELHHTPTSPKLIQIQQRSGSKGNVVGSEDVSAVGVHNSMGDRSTGQRRRTKTEKSISLQDLRQYFSGSLKDAAKSIGVCPTTLKRICRQHGITRWPSRKIKKVGHSLRKLQLVIDSVQCADGAIRLSSFYTNFPELNSANLPTPSNLSMPQGSDHLQKLTTQPEGCILSPETTASKSPSSSGSHSSSSSFCYSTGPMQSLPVHVPSAQDASSAEECRAALKKTCSDAELHDLVKREETKLLGRSQSQKIFIDDVSPDTLPSLPQTSSQILQSGSLFRVKVNFGEEKVRFSLQPRWGFADLLKEVRRRFSIDDLIEIDLKYLDDDNEWVLLTCDADLEECIDIHKSSKSTVIRLSIHQGRHFNVGSTSGSHGS, from the exons ATGGGAGATGGGGCCTTCACAGCTAATGACTCGGGAACACTTTCTGACAATGTCCTGGACTTCGATCTCATGGATGAACTCTTGTTTGATGGTTTCTGGTTAGAATCTACACGGGAGTCCAACTTTTGGGAGCCTGGTCCGTCTACTACCGGTGCTTTAGATTCCCCTCTATACTATTCCCTTACTCCAGAGATTAACATAGCCCATTTTAATTCGAACCTAGATCAGGCAAGCATTTCAGAAGAAGCAAAAACGACTGATTTTGTTGACCATAAGGCTCTCGATCGTACCCAAATGGATGAATTTGGGACAAGACACCGGGAGAACCTTGACGCTGCTCTTCATTCTGCATCTTCAGGACAACCTGAAGGCTTTTTGGTAGAAGGGAGCGACATGAACAGAAGATTATGGGTTGGACCAACTGGAGATCCAACTCCAAATACCTCGGTGAGAAAGAGACTAGTGCAGGCTATTGAATACCTGAGGAAATCCACTTCTGATAAGGATGCTCTGATTCAACTTTGGGTGCCTGTAAAAAGAGGAGGCGGACGTGTTCTTTCAACTAAAAATCAACCATTCTCCCTCGATCCAAATTGCAGAAGTCTTGCAGAATACAGACACATCTCCAGAAACTATCAATTTGCCGCTGAGGAGGACTCCAAGGAGCTTGTTGGATTGCCTGGCCGTGTCTTCTTGAAGAAGTTGCCCGAGTGGACTCCTGATGTTCGTTTTTTCATGGGAGAAGAGTATCCACGTGTTAATCATGCCCAGCAGTACAATGTTAGAGGGTGTCTTGCTCTTCCTGTTTTTCAAAGAGGAAGTGGAACTTGCTTAGGTGTTGTTGAAATTGTCTCAACAGCTCAGAAAGTTAATTATCGCCCTGAACTTGAAAACGTTTGCAAAGCTCTTGAG GCTGTCGATTTAAGCAGCTCAATTATCTCAACTTCTCCCAACATGAAG GATTGTGACGAGTCCTACCAACTAGCTTTAGTAGATATCCGATCTGTGTTGAAATATGTCTGTGACATGAATAAATTGCCGCTGGCTCAGACTTGGGCCTCTTGTAGCCGGCAAGGCAAAGGCGGGTGCAGGCACTCCGAAGAGAACTATGTGCGTTGTGTTTCTACCGTTGACTCTGCTTGCTATGTGCGTGATCCACAAGTTATGGACTTCCATGCGGCTTGCTCCGAGCACCACTTGCTTAAAGCCGAAGGTTTGCCAGGGGGAGCATTCATGACAGATCAACCATGTTTTGCTACTGATATCACAGCCTTCAGCAAGACAGATTACCCTCTTTCTCACCATGCCAAAATATTTGGAATGCGTGCTGCTGTAGCGATACGCGTTCAGAGTATTTACACTAAATCTGCTGACTTTGTTTTGGAGTTCTTTCTACCGCTTGATTGCACAGATGCTGAGGACCAGAAGCAGATGTTGAACTCAATATTTTCTGCATTACAACAGATTTGCCACTGTTTGCATGTCATCGCAGACCAAAAGGTAAGAGAAGAAACAACCATTCCTGATGATGAAAAGCCAAGCTCTTCTGTCAGTAAATCAGTAAAAGAGAAGACTTTAGGTTTTGTATCACCCGCTAAGGAATTATCTCTATGCACTTCCTCCTGGGTTGCACCCGCACTAGACAACTCAGGGACGGCCAAAGATGTAGCTTTCTCTCTGGATAATCACCAGGAGGATCCAGAAGAAGAGTGCAAGTTGACAACCCAGTGGGACAACAATAAGGCGGAGCTACATCATACGCCTACATCCCCCAAGCTCATCCAAATTCAGCAACGTTCTGGATCGAAAGGAAATGTTGTGGGTAGTGAAGATGTTTCTGCAGTTGGGGTTCATAACTCAATGGGTGACAGAAGCACAGGTCAAAGAAGAAGGACGAAGACTGAGAAGAGTATCAGCTTGCAAGATCTAAGACAGTACTTTTCTGGTAGCCTGAAAGATGCTGCGAAGAGTATTGGAG TATGTCCCACAACATTAAAAAGAATATGCAGGCAACACGGAATCACTAGGTGGCCTTCTCGAAAGATAAAGAAGGTTGGCCACTCGTTAAGAAAGCTCCAACTTGTGATCGATTCAGTCCAGTGTGCCGATGGCGCTATTCGACTGAGTTCTTTCTATACCAACTTCCCTGAACTGAATTCTGCAAATTTACCAACTCCAAGTAACTTGTCCATGCCACAAGGGAGCGATCATTTGCAGAAACTGACCACTCAACCTGAGGGTTGCATCTTAAGCCCTGAAACTACTGCTTCAAAATCACCTTCTTCTTCTGGTAGTCATAGCTCCAGTTCAAGTTTTTGTTATTCCACTGGGCCAATGCAGTCTCTTCCTGTCCACGTGCCCAGTGCTCAAGATGCTTCATCTGCAGAAGAGTGCAGAGCAGCACTGAAGAAAACATGCAGTGATGCAGAGTTGCATGATTTGGTTAAAAGAGAAGAAACCAAGCTTCTAGGGAGATCTCAAAGCCAAAAGATTTTCATTGATGATGTTTCTCCTGATACTCTGCCTTCCTTGCCACAGACTAGCAGCCAGATATTACAGAGTGGAAGCTTGTTTAGGGTAAAAGTAAATTTCGGGGAAGAAAAGGTTCGGTTTAGTCTACAGCCTCGTTGGGGTTTTGCAGATTTATTGAAAGAAGTACGGAGGCGCTTTAGCATAGACGATCTCATTGAGATTGATCTTAAATATTTGGATGATGACAATGAATGGGTGCTTTTGACATGTGATGCTGATCTTGAAGAATGTATAGACATACACAAATCCTCTAAAAGCACCGTGATCAGACTGTCCATCCACCAGGGCCGTCATTTTAATGTTGGAAGCACATCTGGTAGCCATGGCTCATGA
- the LOC113782802 gene encoding protein NLP2-like isoform X3, whose product MDEFGTRHRENLDAALHSASSGQPEGFLVEGSDMNRRLWVGPTGDPTPNTSVRKRLVQAIEYLRKSTSDKDALIQLWVPVKRGGGRVLSTKNQPFSLDPNCRSLAEYRHISRNYQFAAEEDSKELVGLPGRVFLKKLPEWTPDVRFFMGEEYPRVNHAQQYNVRGCLALPVFQRGSGTCLGVVEIVSTAQKVNYRPELENVCKALEAVDLSSSIISTSPNMKDCDESYQLALVDIRSVLKYVCDMNKLPLAQTWASCSRQGKGGCRHSEENYVRCVSTVDSACYVRDPQVMDFHAACSEHHLLKAEGLPGGAFMTDQPCFATDITAFSKTDYPLSHHAKIFGMRAAVAIRVQSIYTKSADFVLEFFLPLDCTDAEDQKQMLNSIFSALQQICHCLHVIADQKVREETTIPDDEKPSSSVSKSVKEKTLGFVSPAKELSLCTSSWVAPALDNSGTAKDVAFSLDNHQEDPEEECKLTTQWDNNKAELHHTPTSPKLIQIQQRSGSKGNVVGSEDVSAVGVHNSMGDRSTGQRRRTKTEKSISLQDLRQYFSGSLKDAAKSIGVCPTTLKRICRQHGITRWPSRKIKKVGHSLRKLQLVIDSVQCADGAIRLSSFYTNFPELNSANLPTPSNLSMPQGSDHLQKLTTQPEGCILSPETTASKSPSSSGSHSSSSSFCYSTGPMQSLPVHVPSAQDASSAEECRAALKKTCSDAELHDLVKREETKLLGRSQSQKIFIDDVSPDTLPSLPQTSSQILQSGSLFRVKVNFGEEKVRFSLQPRWGFADLLKEVRRRFSIDDLIEIDLKYLDDDNEWVLLTCDADLEECIDIHKSSKSTVIRLSIHQGRHFNVGSTSGSHGS is encoded by the exons ATGGATGAATTTGGGACAAGACACCGGGAGAACCTTGACGCTGCTCTTCATTCTGCATCTTCAGGACAACCTGAAGGCTTTTTGGTAGAAGGGAGCGACATGAACAGAAGATTATGGGTTGGACCAACTGGAGATCCAACTCCAAATACCTCGGTGAGAAAGAGACTAGTGCAGGCTATTGAATACCTGAGGAAATCCACTTCTGATAAGGATGCTCTGATTCAACTTTGGGTGCCTGTAAAAAGAGGAGGCGGACGTGTTCTTTCAACTAAAAATCAACCATTCTCCCTCGATCCAAATTGCAGAAGTCTTGCAGAATACAGACACATCTCCAGAAACTATCAATTTGCCGCTGAGGAGGACTCCAAGGAGCTTGTTGGATTGCCTGGCCGTGTCTTCTTGAAGAAGTTGCCCGAGTGGACTCCTGATGTTCGTTTTTTCATGGGAGAAGAGTATCCACGTGTTAATCATGCCCAGCAGTACAATGTTAGAGGGTGTCTTGCTCTTCCTGTTTTTCAAAGAGGAAGTGGAACTTGCTTAGGTGTTGTTGAAATTGTCTCAACAGCTCAGAAAGTTAATTATCGCCCTGAACTTGAAAACGTTTGCAAAGCTCTTGAG GCTGTCGATTTAAGCAGCTCAATTATCTCAACTTCTCCCAACATGAAG GATTGTGACGAGTCCTACCAACTAGCTTTAGTAGATATCCGATCTGTGTTGAAATATGTCTGTGACATGAATAAATTGCCGCTGGCTCAGACTTGGGCCTCTTGTAGCCGGCAAGGCAAAGGCGGGTGCAGGCACTCCGAAGAGAACTATGTGCGTTGTGTTTCTACCGTTGACTCTGCTTGCTATGTGCGTGATCCACAAGTTATGGACTTCCATGCGGCTTGCTCCGAGCACCACTTGCTTAAAGCCGAAGGTTTGCCAGGGGGAGCATTCATGACAGATCAACCATGTTTTGCTACTGATATCACAGCCTTCAGCAAGACAGATTACCCTCTTTCTCACCATGCCAAAATATTTGGAATGCGTGCTGCTGTAGCGATACGCGTTCAGAGTATTTACACTAAATCTGCTGACTTTGTTTTGGAGTTCTTTCTACCGCTTGATTGCACAGATGCTGAGGACCAGAAGCAGATGTTGAACTCAATATTTTCTGCATTACAACAGATTTGCCACTGTTTGCATGTCATCGCAGACCAAAAGGTAAGAGAAGAAACAACCATTCCTGATGATGAAAAGCCAAGCTCTTCTGTCAGTAAATCAGTAAAAGAGAAGACTTTAGGTTTTGTATCACCCGCTAAGGAATTATCTCTATGCACTTCCTCCTGGGTTGCACCCGCACTAGACAACTCAGGGACGGCCAAAGATGTAGCTTTCTCTCTGGATAATCACCAGGAGGATCCAGAAGAAGAGTGCAAGTTGACAACCCAGTGGGACAACAATAAGGCGGAGCTACATCATACGCCTACATCCCCCAAGCTCATCCAAATTCAGCAACGTTCTGGATCGAAAGGAAATGTTGTGGGTAGTGAAGATGTTTCTGCAGTTGGGGTTCATAACTCAATGGGTGACAGAAGCACAGGTCAAAGAAGAAGGACGAAGACTGAGAAGAGTATCAGCTTGCAAGATCTAAGACAGTACTTTTCTGGTAGCCTGAAAGATGCTGCGAAGAGTATTGGAG TATGTCCCACAACATTAAAAAGAATATGCAGGCAACACGGAATCACTAGGTGGCCTTCTCGAAAGATAAAGAAGGTTGGCCACTCGTTAAGAAAGCTCCAACTTGTGATCGATTCAGTCCAGTGTGCCGATGGCGCTATTCGACTGAGTTCTTTCTATACCAACTTCCCTGAACTGAATTCTGCAAATTTACCAACTCCAAGTAACTTGTCCATGCCACAAGGGAGCGATCATTTGCAGAAACTGACCACTCAACCTGAGGGTTGCATCTTAAGCCCTGAAACTACTGCTTCAAAATCACCTTCTTCTTCTGGTAGTCATAGCTCCAGTTCAAGTTTTTGTTATTCCACTGGGCCAATGCAGTCTCTTCCTGTCCACGTGCCCAGTGCTCAAGATGCTTCATCTGCAGAAGAGTGCAGAGCAGCACTGAAGAAAACATGCAGTGATGCAGAGTTGCATGATTTGGTTAAAAGAGAAGAAACCAAGCTTCTAGGGAGATCTCAAAGCCAAAAGATTTTCATTGATGATGTTTCTCCTGATACTCTGCCTTCCTTGCCACAGACTAGCAGCCAGATATTACAGAGTGGAAGCTTGTTTAGGGTAAAAGTAAATTTCGGGGAAGAAAAGGTTCGGTTTAGTCTACAGCCTCGTTGGGGTTTTGCAGATTTATTGAAAGAAGTACGGAGGCGCTTTAGCATAGACGATCTCATTGAGATTGATCTTAAATATTTGGATGATGACAATGAATGGGTGCTTTTGACATGTGATGCTGATCTTGAAGAATGTATAGACATACACAAATCCTCTAAAAGCACCGTGATCAGACTGTCCATCCACCAGGGCCGTCATTTTAATGTTGGAAGCACATCTGGTAGCCATGGCTCATGA